From the Thermococcus sp. M39 genome, one window contains:
- a CDS encoding NADH-quinone oxidoreductase subunit K translates to MISAYYFGAISLILIGLYAILTKRNLLKILVGLSIMETGVNLLLISVGYVSGRTAPILTEGATPQTAVDPIPQALVLTAIVIGVATTALALTVAINLYEKYKTLDIEKIRGLRG, encoded by the coding sequence ATGATTAGTGCCTATTACTTTGGGGCAATCTCGCTCATCTTGATTGGGCTTTATGCAATCCTCACAAAGAGAAATCTGCTTAAAATCCTCGTAGGGCTCAGCATAATGGAGACTGGCGTGAACTTGCTCCTAATAAGCGTTGGATATGTAAGCGGCAGAACTGCACCTATTTTGACAGAAGGCGCAACACCTCAAACGGCAGTTGACCCAATACCACAAGCTCTTGTTCTTACGGCAATTGTTATCGGCGTTGCAACTACTGCTCTAGCTTTGACTGTTGCGATAAACCTCTATGAGAAGTACAAGACTTTGGATATCGAAAAGATTAGGGGGTTGAGAGGATGA
- a CDS encoding proton-conducting transporter membrane subunit, giving the protein MNPQYASLLIALPLFSAFLVPLIKRAGKKVILPYLTLVTLIQTGIAAWAFKEVYTTGQPIIVLAGGFQPPVGINLYIGHFAALFVLIIAIVSFFMAVFSMKAIDVEPIDKYAMLFLLLMLGATGMIATGDIFNLFVFMEITAISAYALTGYNKTGEASEAAMKYIILGGIGSSFFLVGVALLYGSLGTLNLAQIAMLASKMNPTVAQAALALLVVGLAVEAELFPLNAWAPDAYQASPHPVTVMFSAFVVKAGLYAMVRIVYLFKDTPAFMGILNLILILGTLTVVIGELSALRQTNVKRMLAYSSIAQIGLIAVGFGVATPQAVDAAVFHMLNHAVVKALMFLAVGYVAVTFGSPHIENFKGLGKRMPLTAFAITVGAISVVGIPLFNIFWSKFRLLLAALQVGKTGIVALILGASLVEAVYYFRLIHAMWFEGEGGKIEESLVLSVIMLLLVALIIVIGVYPDSLWNIVQKASADLYNVAQYIENVPLLPGVSP; this is encoded by the coding sequence ATGAATCCCCAATATGCTTCACTCCTCATAGCTTTACCTTTATTCAGCGCATTCCTCGTTCCGCTCATCAAGAGAGCTGGTAAAAAGGTTATCTTACCTTATCTGACTTTAGTAACTCTAATCCAGACGGGCATAGCGGCTTGGGCTTTCAAGGAAGTCTACACAACTGGACAGCCGATAATAGTCCTTGCTGGTGGATTTCAGCCACCAGTTGGAATAAACCTCTACATTGGACACTTTGCAGCACTGTTTGTGCTGATCATCGCAATAGTAAGCTTTTTCATGGCAGTGTTCAGCATGAAGGCAATCGACGTTGAGCCAATTGACAAGTATGCAATGCTGTTCCTCCTCTTAATGCTTGGTGCCACCGGAATGATTGCAACAGGAGATATATTCAACCTCTTTGTCTTCATGGAAATCACAGCAATCAGCGCCTACGCTTTGACAGGCTACAACAAGACCGGAGAAGCAAGTGAGGCGGCAATGAAGTACATCATTTTAGGTGGAATTGGCTCAAGCTTCTTCTTAGTTGGTGTAGCATTGCTCTACGGAAGCTTAGGCACATTAAACTTAGCGCAAATTGCTATGCTTGCCTCAAAGATGAATCCAACAGTAGCTCAGGCAGCTCTAGCGTTACTCGTCGTTGGCTTAGCAGTTGAAGCTGAACTCTTTCCGCTCAACGCTTGGGCACCAGATGCATATCAAGCATCACCTCATCCAGTAACAGTGATGTTCTCGGCCTTCGTAGTTAAAGCTGGTCTGTATGCAATGGTTAGAATTGTCTACCTCTTCAAAGATACTCCAGCATTCATGGGAATACTTAACTTAATTCTAATCCTCGGTACGCTTACCGTTGTCATCGGTGAACTCTCCGCATTAAGGCAGACAAACGTTAAGAGAATGCTTGCCTACTCAAGTATAGCCCAGATTGGCCTCATAGCTGTCGGCTTTGGAGTTGCAACACCTCAAGCCGTTGATGCTGCCGTGTTCCACATGCTCAACCATGCAGTAGTTAAGGCTCTGATGTTCTTAGCTGTTGGCTATGTTGCAGTAACATTCGGAAGCCCACACATAGAGAACTTCAAAGGCTTAGGAAAGAGAATGCCGCTTACCGCTTTTGCTATCACAGTTGGAGCAATAAGCGTCGTAGGAATTCCGTTGTTCAACATCTTCTGGAGCAAATTTAGGCTTTTACTTGCAGCTCTTCAAGTAGGAAAAACAGGGATAGTGGCATTAATCCTCGGTGCAAGCCTCGTGGAGGCAGTTTATTACTTTAGGTTGATTCATGCAATGTGGTTTGAAGGAGAAGGGGGGAAGATCGAGGAAAGCCTAGTATTGAGCGTGATAATGCTTCTGCTGGTTGCTCTAATAATTGTCATAGGTGTTTATCCAGATTCGCTTTGGAACATTGTCCAGAAAGCCTCAGCTGACCTCTACAACGTAGCCCAATACATTGAGAATGTTCCTCTCTTACCGGGGGTGAGCCCATGA
- a CDS encoding Na(+)/H(+) antiporter subunit B, giving the protein MVKRALAIILILITGYWLANALAQVPFGADKMLVGKYYLENVKEQTGAVNAVTAVVVNYRGFDTLGEVTVLFIAATGVAALLWRKKRERTAKSEGSIVLQTGSRLLLPFIMLFGAYIFIHGHLTPGGGFPGGATIATAFLMLYLAFREYEIPHKVFEPLEGLAGMSYVIVGLIGLAIGGYFLFDWIWQTWQLGHDNIGRLFSAGFIPIIYTLIGLKVGTELTGIVDNMVKEPKEGGQ; this is encoded by the coding sequence ATGGTGAAGAGGGCACTTGCAATTATCCTTATACTAATTACAGGATATTGGCTTGCAAATGCACTGGCCCAAGTTCCCTTTGGAGCAGATAAAATGCTTGTTGGAAAGTATTACCTTGAGAATGTGAAGGAACAGACTGGTGCCGTAAATGCCGTTACGGCTGTCGTTGTTAATTACAGAGGTTTCGATACCCTCGGTGAGGTTACAGTTCTGTTCATAGCGGCTACAGGTGTTGCTGCTCTACTCTGGAGGAAGAAGAGGGAGAGAACTGCAAAGAGCGAGGGAAGCATTGTTCTCCAGACTGGTTCAAGGTTATTGTTGCCATTCATAATGCTCTTTGGTGCCTACATATTCATCCATGGTCACTTAACACCGGGAGGAGGCTTCCCGGGGGGAGCAACGATTGCCACTGCATTCTTAATGCTTTACCTAGCGTTCAGAGAGTATGAAATTCCGCACAAGGTCTTCGAGCCTCTCGAAGGCTTAGCGGGAATGAGCTATGTAATCGTTGGCCTTATTGGACTTGCAATAGGTGGCTACTTCCTCTTTGACTGGATATGGCAAACATGGCAACTTGGCCATGACAACATAGGGAGGCTCTTCAGTGCTGGGTTCATACCAATAATCTACACGCTGATTGGTCTCAAGGTTGGAACCGAGCTTACTGGAATCGTTGACAACATGGTTAAGGAGCCCAAGGAGGGAGGGCAATGA